The segment AGTTTCGATACAGCCTCAAACGGTTTTCGCTTGAGTTCATATTCCGGGTCAGTTGAATGACTTATCCCTGTATTATGCAAGATTTCGCCTGTGATCTTGTCGTAATAGATCCAGCGCCCAAATGTATACAATGTCATTTTCTCACCTCAGTTTATTATTCCCACGCGCAGACCTTTACGTCTCTATAAGATCCGCTTTGCGTGTTCGAAACGGTTAACACACGCTGTAGGTTTGGCGAAATTTTCAAATAACTACCGCCAACCTTGAAAGTTATTATAGTCACATAGTTACTTTGCCCCGATGACGGCATCGGCGGCGTTTTCACCAAGCCCTCACCCTCCAACGATCCATAAGGATAACTGGAGGCATTACTCACGCCATACACAACGGCCACTTTAGGTTCAAAACCAAGATCGATCTGCTGAGATTGGTTTCCGGCAAGAGCACCCACTTGGATCTCGATGTATTTTTTTCCTTCTTGAAGCGTCCCGTTTTTCCCAAAAATATTCACGCCTGCTCGTATGTTTGATTCGATTAAATCAGGATCACCCAAGATCGTTATTGGCGAAGAATAATACCCGGCATCCTTGGTTTGGTTTATTGTGCCCGGTGTGACGGTTCCGCCTGCGCCGCGGTTTGGCATTGTGCCGGGTGTCCCGGCGATCGTCGTGCCTGCAAGCACATTACCTGCTGGGACCACCACCGCCGGTACAACACCAGAACCATTGTGATATCCTGCAGGGATAGAAAGTGCTGATGGGCCAGGCGTCAACGTGAGTGCGCCCCGGTTTGGCATACTGCCCGTTATCGGACCGCTTGCGTTACTCGCCGTCTTCCCAGCCAAGAGATCAGCTGCCGTTGCATTGCCGCTCGCGCGGATTACAGCCGCGATCTTAGGAATGAGTTGAGCCCATGTTTCGCTTGTGGATGCCGTTACACCAATGAAGTTAAGCGCGGCAACCACTTCCGCTTTACGCTCAACTCCAAGCTGCTTTCCCGCGAGGGCTTCGTCGTATGCAGCCTTGACCGCTTTTTCTGTGGCTGCGACGCTCTCTCTTGTACCATTCGTTGCATTCGAAAGCTGCACGAGTCCTTTTTGGGTTAGAGAGGCATCCGGGATATCAGGGTCCAGACCCTCCAATGCTTCATCGAGTTCTTTGTGTGTAACATAAGCAAGATTTGTATCGACCGAAAGCGTCACGCTCTGGGCTTGGCCCACATAAACCAGCACGTCGAAATTTTTGTTGATTAGATCCCCGGTCCCGGTAGGCGGAATATAGTCTGCTGTATCTCCCGCATTGAGATA is part of the Paenibacillus algicola genome and harbors:
- a CDS encoding tail fiber protein, encoding MSSFSAKGLTNKGRSLQAKAQAGAQLKYTKVVIGDGQLGGQSITALTNVISSKKTIDVTRLKMTPPNQATVGFVLSNQDVTTGFYFREIGVFAMDPDEGEILYYYLNAGDTADYIPPTGTGDLINKNFDVLVYVGQAQSVTLSVDTNLAYVTHKELDEALEGLDPDIPDASLTQKGLVQLSNATNGTRESVAATEKAVKAAYDEALAGKQLGVERKAEVVAALNFIGVTASTSETWAQLIPKIAAVIRASGNATAADLLAGKTASNASGPITGSMPNRGALTLTPGPSALSIPAGYHNGSGVVPAVVVPAGNVLAGTTIAGTPGTMPNRGAGGTVTPGTINQTKDAGYYSSPITILGDPDLIESNIRAGVNIFGKNGTLQEGKKYIEIQVGALAGNQSQQIDLGFEPKVAVVYGVSNASSYPYGSLEGEGLVKTPPMPSSGQSNYVTIITFKVGGSYLKISPNLQRVLTVSNTQSGSYRDVKVCAWE